A genomic region of Methanothermobacter sp. CaT2 contains the following coding sequences:
- a CDS encoding DUF2953 domain-containing protein, producing the protein MKFLILAVPAGLLAVLLISPYTLVIRGTKKGQNMDFRLQILLWRLGIFRKRFKGADKEKGEEFEFKRLIELARRAIIARRDIMDLAGSVLSSINLQRLELTVDVGSDDVAGTAELSGYLWTISALTAGLGNVEIMVRPDFSGDEVNGVLELSLRVTPLKPLLTFLMLLRRRTFREFISGLRGFS; encoded by the coding sequence GGTTCCAGCGGGGCTGCTGGCTGTGCTGCTCATCTCACCCTACACCCTGGTCATCAGGGGTACTAAGAAGGGGCAGAATATGGATTTCAGGCTTCAGATCCTGCTCTGGAGACTTGGAATATTCAGAAAAAGATTTAAAGGTGCTGATAAAGAAAAGGGTGAGGAATTTGAGTTTAAAAGGCTGATTGAACTGGCACGCAGGGCTATAATTGCCAGAAGGGATATTATGGATCTTGCAGGGAGCGTTCTATCTTCAATTAACCTTCAGAGACTGGAACTGACTGTTGATGTGGGCTCGGATGACGTGGCAGGGACCGCAGAGCTCTCAGGTTACCTCTGGACCATTTCAGCATTGACTGCAGGGTTGGGGAATGTTGAAATAATGGTCAGACCTGACTTTTCAGGTGATGAGGTGAATGGTGTCCTTGAACTCAGCTTAAGGGTGACACCCCTCAAGCCACTTCTAACATTTCTCATGCTTCTCAGGAGGAGAACCTTCAGGGAATTCATCTCAGGTCTCCGGGGTTTCTCATGA